AAACCCATCCACGAAACCTGCAACAGTTTCTGCAGGAGTTGCAGGATGATTGGAAGAGAGGACATCAAGTGTACATCGTTTGGCTGCACGACCAGTCTCGTTCCGAGTACCTGTATAGCCTATACGAACTCAAAGAGCGTCTATCTCTGCGCCCGGTGAAGAAATCATCGGACGGTGCTGTTTTCGAGGTGTATCCGCATACTACGAGTGGTAGTGGTGGGCAATAGGAGGAAGGGCTACATTGAGGCAGCCTTACGCTATCATCCCAGCACGTGGAGGTTCTAAAGGCATCACGCGCAAAAACCTCCAGCCGGTGGGCGGGGTACCGCTGATTGGGCGGGCGATACTGGCGGCACGAGGAAGTCAGCACGTGCAGGGTGTTTTTGTCTCCACGGACGACGCAGAGATCGCAGAAGCGGCGAAGCGATATGGTGCGGAAGTCATCTGGCGACCTGCTGAACTGGCTACCGATACTGCCAGCTCGGAAGCTGCCCTGCTTCATGCATTACACTATTTGCGCGAAGAACGCTCGCTGCGGGTGGACCTGCTGGTATTCATCCAGTGCACTTCCCCCTTCATCGAGTCAAAGGATATCGATGCGATGATAGAGAAGTTAGAAGATGGGAATGGCGATTGTATCTTCACGGTCACGCGCTTTCACGGCTTCGTATGGAAAGTGGATAGCCAGCTGGGAGCAGTTGGTGTGAATCACGATCGCAATGTACGCCTGCGAAGGCAGGAGAGGGAACCGCAGTTCCTGGAAACGGGAGCGGTGTACATCATGCGAGCGGATGGCTTTCTCCAGTATAAACATCGTTTCTTCGGCAAGGTGTTGATGTATGAGGTCCCTTCGGAGCGCAGTCTGGAAATTGACGAGCCGGCTGATCTGCTTCTCGCGAATATGCTATGGCAGAGGATGTACAGAGAAAATCAGCGGCGTACTTTGCCCGACAAAGTGGAGGCTATTGTCATGGACTTCGACGGTGTGTTTACAGACAACAGGGTGCTGGTTTTACAAGATGGGAGCGAGGGCGTGCTTTGCAGTCGCAGTGATGGCTGGGGTATCGCGCGTTTGAAGGAGCGAGGTATCCCTATAGTGGTTATCTCCAGTGAGACCAACCCGGTGGTGGAGGCGCGATGTCGAAAGCTGGGTATCGAATGTCTCACAGGTGTTGCCGATAAGCTATCGGTAATGTGGGAATGGCTTCAGAGGCGTGGAGTTTCTTCCGAAAATAATGTCGTCTACATCGGTAACGACGTCAACGACCTTGCCTGCATGCAGGCAGTGGGCTGTGCGGTGGCTCCTTCCGATGCGCACCCGCAGGTGCTGGAAGCGGCGGACGTGGTATTACAGGCGAAAGGGGGGCAGGGAGCAC
This Armatimonadota bacterium DNA region includes the following protein-coding sequences:
- a CDS encoding transferase, whose amino-acid sequence is MRQPYAIIPARGGSKGITRKNLQPVGGVPLIGRAILAARGSQHVQGVFVSTDDAEIAEAAKRYGAEVIWRPAELATDTASSEAALLHALHYLREERSLRVDLLVFIQCTSPFIESKDIDAMIEKLEDGNGDCIFTVTRFHGFVWKVDSQLGAVGVNHDRNVRLRRQEREPQFLETGAVYIMRADGFLQYKHRFFGKVLMYEVPSERSLEIDEPADLLLANMLWQRMYRENQRRTLPDKVEAIVMDFDGVFTDNRVLVLQDGSEGVLCSRSDGWGIARLKERGIPIVVISSETNPVVEARCRKLGIECLTGVADKLSVMWEWLQRRGVSSENNVVYIGNDVNDLACMQAVGCAVAPSDAHPQVLEAADVVLQAKGGQGALRELAEMVLQQRE